TCCTTAAGATCGGGATCGTAGTGGGGACGTCGTCCGATACGCCGGGTGTAGAATAACGACTCGCTTCCCAGGTCGCCATCGCCCACGCCAAGCCCAAAGGAGAAAATATTGCGCCCCTCAACAAAGAATGGACGACGTTCCTGCTGGTAAATCTCGTATGCGGTAAGGTTTACCTGCGATGGATCGGCATCAACCTGCCCAAAGTCTGGATTAACGGTTATATCGGTAGTCCAGCTGTTGCTTATGCCGATCTTGGCGTCGAATCCAACGTTTGCCTTGTAGGCATGACCGGTTCTACAGAATGGATTATCGGCATCCTTCCAAAACTTATCGGCTTGAGCAACCACGTAAGGGGTAACGTTTAGGGGCAGCTTCGAGTCAACCTTTTCATGCCACCTCATAACGCCCAAATTGGCATTCCAACCCTGCTGCTCGCGGCTCATGGGCTGCCAGACATCGCGCTCCTGCAACCTGAAAATCCAGCGAACAACCTCTAGCCCCCACTTCGAGTCTTCGGAGGGCTTAAAGCGGAGCTCCGCCAGCGGAATACGCATCTCGGCGTACCAGCCTCTTTCATCCTTCGACGTCTTTACCCACCAAATAGGATTCCAGCTGTCATCCTGCCCGTTGTTATCCGACGAGGTGTAGTCCAGCTTCACCCCAGAGGCGTTAACGTAAAAACAGAAGGAGGTGATATGGTCGTTGTAGCTGTCAAACTCCAACCCTACACGGTCTCCGGCAGCATCATCCCTGCGCGAAAGGATTGAAGATATCTTAGCGGATTCGGTATCCAAGCATCGGAACGCCGCATAGATGTAGCTATCGTCGTGGAAGATCTTAAACTCAGTTTCCTGCGAGGGCTTTGCCTTTTCGTTGGGGATATATTGGGTAAAATTCCCCTCCCACGTTCCCTGTTGCCATATGGCATCGTCGAGCTTACCATCAATGGTAGGAATAGGGGCCGCATTGCGCGAAATTGACACTTCGCGCGTGGGCCTATCTACAGCAAGCCCCGTAAAGGAGGAAAGAAGAATTGCCGGAACTAGTAATATTTTCCCTAAATGCATAGCGTTCTTTTTTCCATTAAGACGTATTACACAAAAAATAGCTACAGTTTCCTTTTATGCAATCAAACATTTTTTTTTACCCCACACTCAGACGAAAAGCATCAGGGATTTTCATTTACAACTTAAAAAAACGTCTATTGGAAGAACGACCAACAAACGGCAGACAAACTTCCCAGCACAGTATAGCGTTCCTCCGTAAATACCATGGCGTAGCCATACCAGACTGGCACGAATTCTGTTCGAGCGAGCGGAGCAACTACAACACCAACTAACGCATTACTGCTAAAAGGACTAGGAACAACCATTTGAGATGAAGAGATTCCACCGCGACCGAGCGAGTTAATTCGTGCCAAGGGTTTTTCATTCTTTTTGCCCTTCAAAAAGAATAGAGAAAGAGATGCATACTTTCATTTTAAGCGCAGACGGTTTCTTGAATAATGAGGCTATATCTTAAAAGGCTAAATCCTTATGAAAGGCATCAGGGATTTTGTCCAAACCACCCCGACCCCTTCTATTTTTTATGCTTAAACAAGTTAGAATCCCCTATATGGCACACAATCTTTCATCATATTCCTATATTTGCATCACTAAAAAAGTACACCATGACAGTACAAGAAGTGGAAGATCAGATTGTCGAAGAGTTTAGCATCTTCGACGATTGGATGGATCGCTACAACTACCTAATAGAGCTCAGCAAGGACTTGCCGCTCATCGAGGAAAAGGAGAAAAACGAGCAGAACGTTATTAAAGGATGCCAATCGCGCGTTTGGGTTAGCGCCGAGTACAAGAATGGGCTGATACACTTCACGGCCGACAGCGATGCCATCATCACCAAGGGCATCGTAGCGCTACTTATCCGCGTGCTCTCCGATAGAACCCCGCAGGAAATCCTCGACAACGACTTAACTTTTATCGATAAAATTGGTTTAAAGGAAAATCTCTCGCCAACACGCGCAAATGGGCTTCTGGCAATGATTAAGCAGATGAAGCTGTACGCCCTAGCCTACAAAACTAAAGGCGAGTAAACTCTTAACAAACGATGATGGACGCCAACCGCATACTTGAGGTAGAAAAGGAAATCGTAGCACAGCTGAAAACGGTTTTCGACCCCGAAATCCCCGTAAACGTATACGATCTGGGGCTTATCTACGAAATAGACGTAGAGCCAGACGGCTACGCTACGATTAGAATGACCCTTACTGCGCCAAACTGCCCAATGGCAGAGGCTGTAATACAGGATGTG
This window of the uncultured Acetobacteroides sp. genome carries:
- a CDS encoding iron-sulfur cluster assembly protein, with the translated sequence MDANRILEVEKEIVAQLKTVFDPEIPVNVYDLGLIYEIDVEPDGYATIRMTLTAPNCPMAEAVIQDVNDKTRMASGVTDVTVILTFDPPWDKDMMSEEAKLELGFL
- a CDS encoding SufE family protein — encoded protein: MTVQEVEDQIVEEFSIFDDWMDRYNYLIELSKDLPLIEEKEKNEQNVIKGCQSRVWVSAEYKNGLIHFTADSDAIITKGIVALLIRVLSDRTPQEILDNDLTFIDKIGLKENLSPTRANGLLAMIKQMKLYALAYKTKGE